A genome region from Hydrogenoanaerobacterium saccharovorans includes the following:
- a CDS encoding response regulator transcription factor produces MQKILIVDDDNAIAELMSDALEDEGFETAVCGNGEEALALLKSTANISLILLDVMMPKMDGLELCRRIRDTVTCPILFVTAKNRTLDTMLGLEMGGDDYIFKPFVVEELVARVKAHLRREKRTMLSDTNDSLAFGGIELKKDSLEAFRNGEAVALSPREFRLLYYFIKNAGKVLTREQIFNGVWGVDYGDIGTVAVNIKNLRDKIDPDNEYIKTVWGVGYKLVKPSGDVR; encoded by the coding sequence ATGCAGAAAATTTTAATTGTGGATGACGATAATGCCATTGCGGAATTGATGTCGGATGCACTGGAAGATGAGGGATTTGAAACTGCGGTTTGCGGTAACGGCGAAGAGGCATTGGCGCTTTTAAAGTCAACAGCAAATATTTCGCTGATACTTTTGGATGTGATGATGCCAAAAATGGACGGGTTGGAGCTGTGCCGCAGAATACGTGATACGGTCACCTGTCCCATACTTTTTGTAACAGCCAAAAACCGCACGTTGGATACCATGCTGGGTTTGGAGATGGGCGGCGACGATTATATCTTTAAACCATTTGTTGTGGAAGAACTGGTTGCACGTGTAAAAGCACATTTGCGCCGTGAAAAGCGTACCATGCTCAGCGATACCAACGACAGCCTTGCCTTTGGCGGCATTGAGCTTAAAAAAGACAGCCTTGAAGCATTCAGAAACGGCGAGGCGGTTGCCCTGTCTCCGCGGGAGTTTCGCCTGCTTTACTATTTTATTAAAAATGCAGGCAAGGTTTTAACACGAGAGCAGATATTCAACGGGGTTTGGGGCGTGGATTATGGCGATATCGGCACTGTTGCAGTGAACATCAAAAACCTGCGCGATAAAATCGACCCCGATAATGAGTACATAAAAACAGTTTGGGGTGTAGGCTACAAACTGGTTAAGCCATCGGGTGATGTACGATGA